The Rhodopseudomonas palustris genome window below encodes:
- a CDS encoding aldehyde dehydrogenase family protein encodes MVNRMQFYIDGAWVDPVVKKSTPVVNPATEEAMYEVALGSKADVDKAVAAAKRAFETFSVTSREERIALLEKVVAIYKSRMKEIGAAISDEMGAPLPMAEKMQAGAGLGHIMSTLDVLKNYQFEEPLGSAMIVREPIGVVGMITPWNWPLNQIACKVAPAIAAGCTMVLKPSEFTPTSALLFAEILHEAGVPKGVFNLVNGLGPEVGAAMSEHPDIDMISFTGSTRAGIDVAQRAAPTVKRVSQELGGKSPNVILEDADLTKAVTGGVMHMFNNSGQSCNAPSRMIVPLSKMKEVAAIAKGVAEKTKAGDPRGEGTTIGPVVNRIQWDKIQTLINKGIEEGATLVAGGPGLPEGVNKGFYVRPTVFADVTKDMTIAREEIFGPVLVIMGAKDENEAVELANDTPYGLAGYVSAGSVDRARAVGRKIRAGNVNLQGVPNERTAPFGGYKQSGNGREWGKFGLEEYLEVKAIAGFNAA; translated from the coding sequence ATGGTCAACCGCATGCAGTTCTATATCGATGGCGCCTGGGTCGATCCCGTCGTCAAGAAGTCGACGCCGGTCGTCAATCCCGCCACCGAAGAGGCGATGTATGAGGTTGCGCTCGGCTCCAAGGCTGACGTCGACAAGGCGGTCGCCGCCGCAAAACGTGCGTTCGAGACGTTCTCGGTGACCAGCCGCGAAGAGCGCATCGCGCTACTGGAGAAGGTGGTCGCGATCTACAAGAGCCGGATGAAGGAAATCGGTGCCGCGATCTCCGACGAGATGGGCGCGCCGTTGCCGATGGCTGAGAAGATGCAGGCCGGCGCCGGCCTTGGTCACATCATGTCGACGCTCGACGTGCTGAAGAACTATCAGTTCGAGGAGCCGCTCGGCTCGGCGATGATCGTGCGTGAGCCGATCGGCGTGGTCGGCATGATCACGCCGTGGAACTGGCCGCTCAATCAGATCGCCTGCAAGGTCGCGCCCGCGATCGCGGCCGGCTGCACCATGGTGCTGAAGCCGAGCGAATTCACCCCGACCTCGGCGCTGCTGTTCGCCGAAATCCTCCACGAAGCCGGCGTGCCGAAGGGTGTGTTCAACCTCGTCAACGGCCTCGGTCCAGAGGTCGGCGCGGCGATGAGCGAACATCCCGACATCGACATGATCTCGTTCACCGGTTCGACCCGCGCAGGCATCGACGTCGCCCAGCGTGCGGCGCCGACGGTGAAGCGCGTTAGCCAGGAGCTCGGTGGCAAGTCGCCGAACGTCATCCTTGAGGACGCCGACCTGACCAAGGCGGTGACCGGTGGCGTGATGCATATGTTCAACAACTCCGGTCAGTCGTGTAACGCGCCAAGCCGGATGATCGTTCCGCTGTCGAAGATGAAGGAGGTCGCGGCGATCGCCAAGGGCGTCGCCGAGAAGACCAAGGCGGGCGATCCGCGCGGCGAAGGCACCACCATCGGTCCGGTCGTCAACCGCATCCAGTGGGACAAGATCCAGACGCTGATCAACAAGGGCATCGAGGAGGGCGCCACCCTCGTCGCCGGCGGTCCCGGCCTGCCGGAAGGCGTCAACAAGGGCTTCTATGTGCGCCCGACGGTGTTCGCCGACGTCACCAAGGACATGACCATCGCGCGCGAAGAAATCTTCGGGCCGGTGTTGGTGATCATGGGCGCCAAGGACGAGAACGAGGCGGTCGAGCTTGCCAACGACACGCCGTATGGTCTGGCCGGTTACGTCTCGGCCGGCTCGGTTGACCGCGCCCGCGCGGTCGGCCGCAAGATCCGCGCCGGCAACGTCAACCTGCAGGGCGTGCCCAACGAACGCACCGCGCCGTTCGGCGGCTACAAGCAGTCGGGCAACGGCCGCGAGTGGGGCAAGTTCGGTCTCGAAGAATATCTCGAGGTCAAGGCAATCGCCGGCTTCAACGCCGCGTAA
- a CDS encoding acyltransferase family protein: MAVTLRTDTIHFGALDSWRGLCAILVALFHLSVLGHIHDVPLIRNAFLFVDFFFVLSGFVITHAYLGRLNTGSEFTAFAIKRLGRIWPLHVVVLAAFVLAEAVNFALAMAIGFKTGHAPFAAEGYRPLVAIPAQLLLLQAVNVSDKLTWNFPSWSIGAEYWTYLVFGLIALTVPRWRTFVLAAVGLLAAAVVASFSKHGIETTYDFGLFRCLYGFTVGHLTYLIYRTAKAAPSRRFGTAIEVGIVALVCGFVIAAGRGPLSLAAPLLFGLTVLIFAYERGLVSRMLNWPVFVKLGELSYSIYMVHAFVALMIMTAATIGQKLIGRPLLVEQIHDGEPVKVIANLNVYVLDAIFVAYIGIVIGLSALTRRLVEIPGQRLFGRWAQKAASAARPAAAPLGPVSQQP; the protein is encoded by the coding sequence ATGGCCGTGACGCTACGAACCGACACCATTCATTTCGGCGCGCTCGACAGTTGGCGTGGCCTGTGCGCGATCCTGGTCGCGCTGTTTCATCTCAGTGTGCTCGGCCACATTCACGACGTTCCGCTGATCAGAAACGCATTTCTGTTCGTCGACTTCTTCTTCGTGCTCAGCGGCTTTGTGATCACCCACGCGTATCTCGGGCGCCTCAACACGGGCTCGGAGTTCACTGCCTTCGCGATCAAGCGGCTTGGTCGGATCTGGCCTTTGCACGTCGTCGTGCTGGCGGCGTTCGTGCTGGCCGAAGCCGTCAATTTCGCGCTGGCAATGGCGATCGGCTTCAAGACCGGACACGCGCCGTTCGCCGCAGAAGGCTATCGGCCGCTGGTTGCGATTCCGGCGCAACTGCTGCTGCTGCAGGCGGTGAATGTCTCAGACAAGCTCACGTGGAACTTCCCAAGCTGGAGCATCGGGGCCGAATACTGGACCTACCTCGTCTTCGGCCTGATCGCGCTCACCGTGCCGCGGTGGCGGACGTTTGTGCTGGCTGCGGTCGGGTTGCTTGCGGCTGCGGTCGTGGCGTCGTTTTCAAAGCACGGTATCGAAACCACCTACGACTTCGGATTGTTTCGCTGTCTGTACGGATTCACGGTGGGCCATCTGACCTACCTGATCTACCGGACCGCGAAGGCTGCACCGAGCCGGCGTTTCGGCACAGCGATCGAGGTCGGCATCGTCGCATTGGTCTGTGGTTTCGTCATTGCCGCCGGAAGAGGGCCGCTGTCGCTGGCTGCGCCTCTGCTATTCGGCTTGACCGTGCTGATCTTTGCTTACGAGCGCGGGCTGGTTTCGCGCATGTTGAACTGGCCGGTGTTCGTCAAGCTCGGCGAGCTGTCGTATTCGATCTACATGGTGCACGCCTTCGTGGCTTTGATGATCATGACCGCTGCGACGATCGGGCAAAAATTGATCGGGCGCCCTTTGCTCGTGGAACAGATCCACGACGGCGAACCGGTCAAGGTGATCGCCAACCTGAACGTCTACGTGCTGGACGCGATCTTCGTGGCCTACATCGGGATCGTCATCGGCCTCTCGGCGCTAACCAGACGGCTGGTCGAAATTCCCGGCCAACGTTTGTTCGGCCGTTGGGCCCAGAAGGCAGCTTCGGCAGCTCGACCGGCCGCAGCTCCACTGGGACCGGTGTCGCAGCAACCTTAG
- a CDS encoding IlvD/Edd family dehydratase translates to MADGLRKGLTAYGDSGFSLFLRKAFIKAMGYSDDALDRPIVGITNTHSDYNPCHGNAPQIIEAVKRGVMLAGAMPMVFPTISIAESFAHPTSMYLRNLMAMDTEEMIRAQPMDAVVVIGGCDKTLPAQVMAAVSADLPTVVIPVGPMVVGHHKGEVLGACTDCRRLWAKYRAGEIDDAEIEAVNGRLAPSVGTCMVMGTASTMACMIEAMGLSLPMSATIPAPHAERFRSAEASGRVAAAMAKAKGPRPSELLTPAAFRNAQMVLQAIGGSTNGLIHLTAIAGRVPHRIDLDEFDAIGREVPVLVDLKPSGAHYMEHFHHAGGVPKLMAQLGDLIELDASTVTGATLREVVAQAEDVPGQDVIRSRDNPIRGEGGLAVLHGNLAPRGALIKHAAASPGLLQHTGRAVVFETLEDMARRIDDPDLDVTADDVLVLRNAGPKGAPGMPEAGYLPIPLKLARAGVKDMVRISDARMSGTAFGTIVLHITPESAEGGPLALVQTGDRIALDVAARRIDLLVDDAELVRRRAALPVTAATRPGRGYAQLFHDAVLQADEGCDFDFLTASGRST, encoded by the coding sequence ATGGCCGACGGATTGCGCAAGGGACTGACAGCTTACGGCGATTCAGGATTCTCGCTGTTCCTGCGCAAAGCCTTCATCAAGGCGATGGGCTATTCGGACGACGCGCTCGACCGGCCGATCGTCGGCATCACCAACACCCACAGCGACTACAATCCCTGCCACGGCAACGCACCGCAGATTATCGAGGCGGTGAAGCGCGGCGTGATGCTGGCCGGCGCGATGCCGATGGTGTTTCCGACCATCTCGATCGCCGAGAGTTTTGCGCATCCGACCTCGATGTACTTGCGCAATCTGATGGCGATGGACACCGAGGAGATGATCCGCGCCCAGCCGATGGACGCGGTGGTGGTGATCGGAGGCTGCGACAAGACGCTGCCGGCGCAAGTGATGGCCGCGGTGTCGGCCGATCTGCCGACGGTGGTGATCCCGGTGGGGCCGATGGTGGTCGGACATCACAAAGGCGAGGTGCTTGGCGCCTGCACCGACTGCCGGCGGTTGTGGGCGAAATATCGCGCCGGCGAGATCGACGATGCCGAGATCGAAGCGGTCAACGGCCGGCTGGCGCCTTCGGTCGGCACCTGCATGGTGATGGGCACTGCATCGACGATGGCCTGCATGATCGAGGCGATGGGGCTGTCGCTGCCGATGAGCGCGACGATCCCGGCGCCGCATGCCGAGCGCTTCCGCTCGGCGGAGGCCAGCGGCCGCGTCGCTGCCGCGATGGCCAAGGCCAAGGGGCCGCGCCCCAGTGAGCTGCTGACGCCGGCGGCGTTTCGTAACGCGCAAATGGTGCTGCAGGCGATCGGCGGATCGACCAACGGACTGATCCATCTCACCGCGATCGCCGGCCGTGTGCCGCACCGGATCGATCTCGACGAGTTCGACGCGATTGGCCGCGAGGTGCCGGTGCTGGTCGATCTCAAGCCGTCCGGCGCGCACTACATGGAGCACTTCCACCACGCCGGCGGCGTGCCGAAGTTGATGGCGCAGCTCGGTGATTTGATCGAACTCGACGCCAGCACCGTGACCGGCGCGACGCTGCGTGAGGTGGTGGCGCAGGCCGAGGACGTGCCGGGGCAGGACGTGATCCGCTCGCGCGATAATCCGATCCGCGGCGAGGGTGGGCTTGCGGTGCTGCACGGCAATCTGGCGCCGCGCGGCGCCCTGATCAAACACGCGGCGGCATCGCCCGGCTTGCTGCAGCACACCGGCCGCGCGGTGGTGTTCGAAACGCTGGAGGACATGGCGCGGCGGATCGACGATCCCGATCTCGACGTCACGGCAGATGATGTGCTGGTACTGCGCAATGCCGGACCGAAGGGCGCGCCCGGGATGCCGGAGGCCGGCTATTTGCCGATCCCGCTGAAGCTGGCGCGGGCAGGGGTGAAGGACATGGTCCGGATCTCGGACGCACGGATGAGCGGCACGGCGTTCGGCACCATCGTGCTGCACATCACGCCGGAAAGCGCCGAGGGCGGACCGCTGGCGCTGGTGCAGACCGGCGACCGGATCGCCCTCGACGTCGCCGCGCGCCGGATCGACCTGCTGGTCGATGACGCCGAGCTCGTCCGCCGCCGCGCCGCGCTGCCGGTGACTGCTGCGACCCGCCCGGGACGCGGCTACGCGCAGTTGTTCCACGACGCGGTGTTGCAGGCCGACGAGGGCTGCGACTTCGATTTCCTCACGGCGTCCGGTCGCTCGACCTAG
- the cowN gene encoding N(2)-fixation sustaining protein CowN has product MSASFDRYVSFKHCDWEGRSERVMQRLQRHVDAGENPFWAYFAQKRVELRDKQGLDDLRILHNYLPTLRELLEDNGDLETLEMLEDLEANLM; this is encoded by the coding sequence ATGTCAGCTTCCTTCGATCGTTATGTCAGCTTCAAACACTGCGACTGGGAGGGTCGCTCCGAGCGGGTGATGCAGAGGCTCCAGCGCCACGTCGATGCCGGCGAAAACCCGTTCTGGGCGTACTTCGCCCAGAAGCGCGTCGAGCTTCGCGACAAGCAGGGTCTCGACGACCTGCGCATCCTCCACAATTATCTGCCGACGCTGCGCGAGCTGCTCGAAGACAATGGCGACCTCGAAACCCTCGAGATGCTGGAAGATCTCGAGGCCAACCTGATGTGA
- a CDS encoding DUF2778 domain-containing protein, with the protein MTVGTGRRSLSNQRGARYMGFRKSLGAIGIALPVIGCVWTVYANTVGASIYPTVGSLRDDQSTRSSIERTSFSARFEPLAAAAEAAPQLMASLALKSAFKSQESKGVQVASADPTDVPVTASVQASEPAKTGHRYYALLDPSYSFGFQPDRFKQPGQNRPAAAETEDDAKVGVAPPPSPVKEAMNVPLPPQRTKSVAAVTPRNPSRNPFSHEALVARAKSAILMSAQNHKSSFFEKLFGKVDSPALAYASADTSDMDVGQVRDSAFNPSDEDRYTAVYDITAKMVYMPDGSKLEAHSGLGARMDDPRHVSVKMQGATPPHIYDLKMREKLFHGVAAIRLTPVGGEDVIYGRTGLLAHTYMLGPRGDSNGCVSFKDYNAFLQAFKRGEVKRLVVVGSLT; encoded by the coding sequence ATGACAGTCGGCACGGGGCGGCGATCGCTGTCCAACCAACGTGGGGCCCGCTACATGGGGTTTCGGAAATCGCTCGGCGCGATCGGAATCGCGCTGCCGGTGATCGGTTGCGTCTGGACGGTTTATGCCAACACCGTCGGCGCCAGCATCTATCCGACCGTCGGTTCGTTGCGTGACGATCAGAGCACGCGCTCCTCGATCGAACGCACCTCGTTCTCCGCACGGTTCGAACCGCTCGCCGCCGCTGCCGAGGCCGCGCCGCAACTCATGGCTTCGCTGGCGCTGAAATCCGCCTTCAAGAGCCAAGAGAGCAAGGGCGTCCAGGTCGCGTCCGCCGATCCGACCGACGTTCCGGTCACCGCCAGCGTCCAGGCCTCCGAGCCCGCCAAGACCGGCCATCGCTATTACGCTCTGCTCGATCCTTCCTATTCGTTCGGCTTCCAGCCCGATCGGTTCAAACAGCCCGGACAAAATCGTCCCGCGGCGGCCGAGACCGAGGACGACGCCAAGGTCGGCGTCGCGCCGCCGCCGTCGCCGGTGAAGGAAGCGATGAACGTGCCGCTGCCGCCGCAGCGCACCAAGTCGGTCGCCGCCGTCACCCCGCGCAATCCGTCGCGCAACCCCTTCAGCCACGAAGCCCTGGTCGCCCGCGCCAAGTCGGCGATCCTGATGTCCGCGCAGAACCACAAGTCCAGCTTCTTCGAGAAGCTGTTCGGCAAGGTCGACAGCCCGGCGCTCGCTTACGCCTCGGCCGACACCAGCGACATGGACGTTGGTCAGGTTCGCGACAGCGCCTTCAATCCCTCCGACGAAGATCGCTACACCGCTGTCTACGACATCACCGCCAAGATGGTGTACATGCCGGATGGCTCCAAGCTCGAGGCGCATTCCGGCCTCGGCGCCCGGATGGACGATCCTCGCCACGTCAGCGTGAAGATGCAGGGCGCCACCCCGCCGCACATCTACGACCTGAAGATGCGCGAGAAGCTGTTCCACGGTGTTGCCGCGATCCGTCTCACGCCGGTCGGCGGTGAGGACGTGATCTACGGCCGCACCGGTCTGCTGGCTCACACCTACATGCTCGGGCCGCGCGGCGACTCCAACGGCTGCGTCTCGTTCAAGGACTACAACGCGTTCCTGCAGGCGTTCAAACGCGGCGAGGTCAAGCGCCTGGTGGTGGTCGGCAGCCTGACCTGA
- a CDS encoding SDR family NAD(P)-dependent oxidoreductase: MTKTLQGKVALVTGASKGIGAEIALKLAAEGAAVAVNYASSKQGADDVVHKITAQGGKAIAVGGSVADPKAAQAIVDATVAAFGPIDVLVNNAGVYEFGALDAITPEHFHRQFDVNVLGLLLVTQAAARQFKDGGSVVNISSGVSTIAMPNTAVYGATKASVDLITAVLAKELAPRKIRVNAVNPGMVVTEGVKAAGFHDGEMRKQVEAITPLGRVGEAAEIASVVAFLASDGASYVTGETLHVTGGLK, encoded by the coding sequence ATGACCAAGACACTGCAAGGCAAAGTGGCGCTGGTGACCGGCGCATCGAAGGGCATCGGCGCGGAGATCGCGCTGAAGCTCGCGGCCGAAGGCGCGGCAGTCGCCGTCAACTACGCGTCCAGCAAACAGGGCGCAGACGACGTCGTGCACAAGATCACTGCGCAGGGCGGCAAGGCGATCGCGGTCGGCGGCAGCGTCGCCGATCCCAAGGCTGCGCAGGCGATCGTCGACGCGACCGTGGCGGCGTTCGGCCCGATCGACGTGCTGGTCAACAATGCCGGCGTCTATGAATTCGGCGCGCTCGATGCGATCACGCCGGAGCACTTCCATCGCCAGTTCGACGTCAACGTGCTCGGCCTGCTGCTGGTGACGCAAGCGGCGGCGCGGCAGTTCAAGGACGGCGGCAGCGTCGTCAACATCTCCTCCGGCGTCTCCACGATCGCGATGCCGAACACTGCGGTGTACGGCGCCACCAAGGCGTCGGTGGATCTGATCACGGCGGTGCTGGCGAAGGAACTGGCGCCACGAAAGATCCGCGTCAACGCGGTCAATCCCGGCATGGTCGTCACCGAGGGCGTCAAAGCTGCGGGCTTCCACGACGGCGAGATGCGAAAGCAAGTCGAAGCGATTACCCCACTCGGCCGTGTCGGCGAAGCCGCAGAGATCGCTTCGGTGGTTGCCTTCCTCGCCTCCGACGGCGCCTCTTACGTGACGGGCGAGACGCTGCACGTCACCGGCGGCCTCAAGTAA
- a CDS encoding ArsR/SmtB family transcription factor: MVQFVHPAREDISLAGVLAALADPMRLRIVKALLQEGDCMSCVAAAPCPDIPKSTLSNHFRVLREAGLIRTTKKGVEHRNVVREADINARFPGLLKAILKHADE; this comes from the coding sequence ATGGTGCAGTTCGTTCATCCCGCACGCGAAGACATCTCGCTCGCCGGCGTGCTCGCCGCGCTGGCGGATCCGATGCGGCTGCGCATCGTCAAAGCGCTGCTCCAGGAAGGCGACTGCATGTCCTGCGTTGCGGCGGCACCGTGCCCTGACATTCCGAAGTCGACGTTGTCGAACCACTTCCGCGTGCTGCGCGAAGCCGGTTTGATCCGCACCACCAAGAAGGGCGTCGAGCACCGCAACGTCGTACGCGAAGCCGACATCAACGCGCGCTTTCCCGGGCTGCTCAAGGCGATTCTGAAACACGCGGACGAGTAG